From Gammaproteobacteria bacterium, the proteins below share one genomic window:
- the rpmE gene encoding 50S ribosomal protein L31, which produces MKKDTHPAYEAVNVQCSCGNKFKVRSTGKDIHLDVCSECHPFYTGKQKVVDTAGRVEGFKTKYAFLSSSLGKVSEKSQEATDKN; this is translated from the coding sequence ATGAAAAAAGATACTCATCCAGCGTACGAAGCGGTCAATGTACAATGTAGCTGTGGTAACAAGTTTAAAGTTCGCTCTACAGGTAAAGACATTCACTTAGATGTGTGTTCAGAATGCCATCCTTTCTATACTGGAAAACAAAAAGTAGTAGACACCGCAGGGCGAGTCGAAGGATTTAAGACAAAATATGCTTTCCTTAGCTCAAGCTTGGGTAAAGTTTCTGAAAAATCTCAAGAAGCAACAGATAAAAACTAA